In Thermococcus camini, a genomic segment contains:
- a CDS encoding FtsZ/tubulin family protein codes for MRALIIGIGQCGTKIADLFSLVDFETLAINTSRGDLEYLKHVPHERRILIGEGITGGKGVNANPILGREAMKRDLPVVMRKIGSIIGYEDVDIFFLTFGFGGGTGAGGTPILAEALKEEYPDSLVVAIGALPLREEGIRPTINAAITIDKLSKIADSIIAIDNNKLRGSGDDITHAYERINYTIVERIASLLALVDVPGEQTLDASDLKFVLKAFGSFATVGYAKAEAGRVKSLSRLIIKSFENEGLYLDANIESALYGLVAVHGPPEVLKAGDIFEALDYLTNKIKGKQIFRGFYPDPRERDVEVVTLLSGIYDSKSIEDIIITARNYAQSFMRAKEEAESRKRELLSGLPDFDDVYPAGDVYEGTFPDVDEVAKRLRREKDD; via the coding sequence GTGAGGGCTCTAATCATCGGGATCGGTCAGTGCGGAACTAAAATCGCCGACCTCTTTTCTCTTGTTGATTTTGAAACCCTTGCGATAAACACTTCCCGTGGGGACCTTGAATACCTCAAGCACGTTCCCCACGAGCGCAGGATACTCATCGGTGAGGGCATAACCGGAGGAAAGGGCGTCAACGCCAACCCCATACTCGGCAGGGAGGCCATGAAGCGCGACCTGCCCGTTGTGATGCGCAAGATAGGGTCCATAATAGGCTACGAGGACGTGGACATATTCTTCCTCACCTTTGGCTTCGGCGGCGGAACCGGGGCCGGGGGGACGCCCATCCTCGCGGAGGCCCTGAAGGAGGAGTATCCCGACTCCCTCGTCGTCGCAATAGGGGCCCTTCCCCTCAGGGAGGAGGGCATCAGACCAACAATCAACGCCGCTATAACGATAGATAAGCTCTCCAAGATAGCGGACTCGATAATCGCCATAGACAACAACAAGCTCCGCGGGAGCGGCGACGATATAACCCACGCCTATGAGCGGATAAACTATACAATAGTCGAGCGCATAGCTTCCCTCCTGGCGCTCGTCGATGTTCCCGGCGAGCAGACCCTCGACGCGAGCGACCTGAAGTTCGTCCTCAAGGCATTCGGCAGCTTCGCCACAGTGGGGTACGCAAAGGCCGAGGCAGGCAGGGTCAAGAGCCTCTCGCGCCTCATCATAAAATCGTTCGAAAACGAGGGACTATACCTCGACGCCAACATAGAGTCCGCACTCTACGGCCTCGTGGCGGTTCACGGCCCCCCTGAGGTCCTGAAGGCCGGCGATATCTTTGAAGCGCTCGACTACCTCACCAACAAAATAAAGGGAAAGCAGATATTCCGCGGCTTCTACCCGGACCCCCGCGAGAGGGACGTCGAGGTCGTCACCCTCCTCAGCGGCATCTACGACAGCAAGAGCATAGAGGACATCATAATCACCGCCAGAAACTACGCCCAGTCGTTTATGAGGGCAAAGGAGGAAGCGGAAAGCCGGAAGAGAGAGCTTCTGAGCGGCCTGCCGGATTTCGACGATGTTTATCCTGCCGGTGACGTATACGAGGGAACGTTCCCCGACGTGGACGAGGTGGCAAAGAGGCTGAGGAGGGAAAAGGATGACTGA
- a CDS encoding class III signal peptide-containing protein, protein MKIARRGQVSLEFMLVFGIMLILLLYSVNSITFQQGSTSTETLKMQILLEEKSLANAIAGTIAQVYAQGPGAKSTTYVKVTYLAEPDYLQKASGSAKVSVGASNSFVFVGVGDQLRTADVGNEEKNTVLTEMPYTSVGKGIVFPDGLPAKSVRIIVEWDPSRDEDWNARVVGSYLEITININPGG, encoded by the coding sequence ATGAAGATTGCGAGACGCGGCCAGGTGTCACTGGAATTCATGCTTGTGTTCGGAATAATGCTCATACTTTTGCTCTACTCAGTCAACAGCATCACGTTCCAGCAGGGTTCGACTTCAACGGAGACCCTTAAAATGCAGATCCTCCTAGAGGAAAAGAGCCTCGCCAACGCGATAGCGGGTACGATAGCCCAGGTCTACGCCCAGGGACCTGGGGCAAAATCGACCACATACGTGAAGGTCACCTACCTCGCCGAGCCTGATTACCTCCAGAAGGCCTCTGGCTCGGCCAAGGTGAGCGTCGGGGCCTCGAACAGCTTTGTGTTCGTTGGCGTCGGGGATCAGCTAAGAACAGCAGACGTAGGTAACGAGGAAAAGAACACCGTTCTGACCGAGATGCCGTACACCTCTGTGGGGAAGGGCATAGTGTTCCCAGACGGCCTTCCGGCGAAGTCCGTCAGGATAATCGTTGAGTGGGACCCGAGCAGGGACGAGGACTGGAATGCTAGGGTCGTCGGCAGCTACCTGGAAATCACGATAAACATCAACCCCGGTGGGTGA
- a CDS encoding terpene cyclase/mutase family protein yields MKKVLATIMIVLMLIPAVGAGKIDGSVTFLSGASQSTKETREVSLALMALISARDDVNWDVTPDIEALVDELLKEQNEDGGWGHYFNEPSNVLDTAYAVIALTRAYPLMDVWKARDVKGAIDSGIDYLLASKEENGWGYIPGTPVSCYPTVVALWALGENGYTYNSRTVRDAIRYLESVNASSCEISNYEFLALRVIAYHSTGYPLGSDVADQLKDILLKETPETKERAMLTYALVLVSPIDLDVARALKMLENEGRSSDDIFYWMNTPSLMSQTEIISSTAFALMALSHPLKVTIPSEVTNPYTMPCRELKYMQNLDGGWGLVLNEPSNEKATYYALLGLEKCYPTNESINKALKWARNAFEKDALWVKENGRMSVGYYYALETLLHYGLLSEEEKVSAVELIRNAQLDYGLWGNTVLGPQPYETALAVKALLDLGVPANDPLIQAAKEWLLSISNGGWGTHVTTHHFSYMLKPDVLTTITVLEALENVATPEELEPHLQWLMDQRINGGWAYWKAYYIWQKNREYPGTPSVELTVRATDLLLRHGYNYTSETLDFVMNARDSGLIRNKPIETANAVLYLCRFQYIPPVSLNDVRAALDRDIFEVIAPDMDNESVAEIVNRLSDTFSGGFIAANGTGIGEGSYIVLSNFSGYSIRAYNPYLPFHIDGDNVTVGNVTVPLNKSVVLIPGKTPEGVVLFVFYEPENGEIAKEVFTTGFIKYIGGSAMVLVIENGRIEVIAVG; encoded by the coding sequence ATGAAGAAGGTTCTGGCCACGATAATGATTGTTCTCATGCTGATTCCAGCCGTTGGCGCCGGAAAGATAGACGGCTCCGTGACGTTTCTCAGCGGGGCTTCCCAGAGCACAAAGGAGACGAGGGAAGTAAGCCTGGCACTGATGGCCCTGATCTCGGCACGCGATGATGTGAACTGGGACGTAACTCCCGACATCGAGGCCCTCGTGGACGAGCTTCTAAAGGAGCAGAACGAGGACGGGGGCTGGGGCCACTACTTCAACGAACCCAGCAACGTCCTTGACACCGCCTACGCCGTGATAGCACTCACCAGGGCGTACCCCCTGATGGACGTCTGGAAGGCGAGAGACGTCAAGGGGGCAATTGATTCTGGAATCGACTACCTCCTCGCCTCCAAAGAAGAGAACGGCTGGGGGTACATCCCCGGAACCCCAGTCTCGTGCTATCCAACTGTCGTGGCCCTCTGGGCCCTTGGCGAAAACGGTTACACTTACAACAGCAGAACCGTCCGGGACGCCATTAGATACCTTGAGAGCGTCAACGCCTCCTCCTGCGAGATTTCAAATTACGAATTCCTGGCCCTCAGGGTCATAGCTTACCACAGCACCGGCTACCCCCTCGGGAGCGATGTAGCAGATCAGCTCAAGGACATCCTCCTCAAGGAGACCCCTGAGACCAAGGAGAGAGCTATGCTCACCTACGCCCTCGTTCTGGTCTCTCCCATAGATCTCGATGTCGCAAGGGCGCTCAAAATGCTCGAAAACGAGGGCAGGTCCTCGGACGACATCTTCTACTGGATGAACACCCCGAGCCTCATGTCCCAGACGGAGATCATATCCTCAACCGCCTTCGCACTGATGGCGCTGTCTCACCCTCTGAAGGTCACCATCCCAAGTGAGGTTACCAACCCGTACACCATGCCCTGCAGGGAGCTCAAGTACATGCAAAACCTCGACGGTGGCTGGGGGCTCGTTCTCAATGAACCGAGCAACGAGAAGGCCACCTACTACGCCCTCCTAGGGCTGGAAAAGTGCTATCCCACCAACGAGAGCATCAATAAGGCCCTCAAGTGGGCCAGAAACGCCTTCGAGAAGGACGCCCTCTGGGTCAAGGAAAACGGAAGAATGTCCGTCGGCTATTACTATGCACTCGAGACCCTGCTCCACTACGGCCTGCTGAGCGAGGAGGAGAAGGTCAGTGCCGTTGAACTGATAAGAAACGCCCAGCTTGACTACGGCCTCTGGGGCAACACCGTCCTAGGCCCACAGCCCTACGAAACGGCTCTGGCAGTCAAGGCCCTCCTCGACCTCGGTGTCCCCGCGAACGACCCTCTCATCCAGGCCGCCAAGGAGTGGCTTCTCAGCATAAGCAACGGCGGCTGGGGAACCCATGTCACAACCCATCACTTCTCATACATGCTCAAGCCGGACGTACTGACTACCATAACGGTTCTTGAAGCCCTGGAGAATGTGGCCACCCCCGAAGAGCTTGAACCCCATCTCCAGTGGCTCATGGACCAGAGAATAAACGGCGGCTGGGCCTACTGGAAGGCATACTACATCTGGCAGAAGAACAGGGAGTACCCCGGAACCCCGAGCGTTGAGCTGACCGTACGCGCCACTGACCTGCTCCTCAGGCACGGCTACAACTACACCTCCGAGACCCTCGACTTCGTGATGAACGCCAGGGACAGCGGGCTGATAAGGAACAAGCCCATCGAGACCGCGAACGCTGTGCTCTACCTCTGCCGCTTCCAGTACATACCCCCAGTCAGCCTCAACGACGTGAGGGCAGCGCTCGACAGGGACATCTTTGAGGTCATCGCACCGGATATGGACAACGAGAGCGTGGCTGAAATAGTGAACCGCCTGAGCGACACGTTCAGCGGCGGCTTCATCGCGGCCAACGGCACCGGAATCGGCGAGGGAAGCTACATTGTTCTCTCAAACTTCAGTGGCTACAGTATAAGGGCCTACAACCCGTACCTGCCCTTCCACATAGACGGCGATAACGTTACCGTCGGCAACGTCACCGTTCCGCTGAACAAGTCAGTTGTCCTCATACCCGGCAAGACGCCGGAAGGGGTGGTGCTCTTCGTATTCTACGAGCCTGAGAACGGGGAGATAGCGAAGGAAGTCTTCACCACAGGTTTCATCAAGTACATCGGCGGAAGCGCAATGGTGCTCGTCATCGAGAACGGAAGAATAGAAGTAATAGCGGTGGGGTGA